A single genomic interval of Microbacterium hydrocarbonoxydans harbors:
- a CDS encoding GNAT family N-acetyltransferase, with product MTTLTLTISALTVPASLDADDAADFRAYGELNRFICDEAVGLPDIAPDAAQMLAAWQDGTDTLQTGFVARAGDDIVGMITISYPQEEDAHAAEVDLLVPQEHWGRGVEDALLALAETEARAHGRSLLQTWTLHRPIESDRMIVPNTGWGRIPATALSDALSARGYAFEQVERNSEFDLRSDPTALRAMLGAATAAAGPDYRVHQWLAPTPAEFRAGYAAILARLSTDAPSGDMDFAAEEWDADRVVRRERRLTSAGQTLSVVVVEHVPSGDLVAYNELLVGADPRGVTHQLGTLVSGDHRGHRLGTVVKCANLLSWRELVPTSPTVSTFNAEENRPMLGINEAIGFVAVSYAGAWQKRI from the coding sequence ATGACGACACTCACCCTGACGATCAGTGCGCTGACCGTCCCGGCGTCGCTGGACGCCGATGACGCCGCCGACTTCCGCGCGTACGGAGAGTTGAACAGGTTCATCTGCGACGAGGCCGTCGGCCTGCCCGACATCGCTCCGGACGCCGCTCAGATGCTGGCCGCCTGGCAGGACGGCACCGACACGCTGCAGACCGGCTTCGTGGCGCGAGCGGGCGACGACATCGTCGGCATGATCACGATCTCGTACCCGCAGGAGGAGGACGCGCATGCCGCCGAGGTGGATCTGCTCGTCCCGCAGGAGCACTGGGGTCGAGGAGTCGAGGACGCACTCCTCGCGCTCGCCGAGACGGAGGCTCGGGCGCATGGCAGGTCGCTGCTCCAGACCTGGACGCTGCACCGGCCGATCGAGAGCGACCGGATGATCGTGCCGAACACCGGGTGGGGTCGCATCCCTGCCACCGCGCTGTCCGACGCCCTCAGTGCTCGCGGGTACGCCTTCGAGCAGGTCGAGCGGAACAGCGAGTTCGATCTGCGCTCCGATCCGACCGCGCTCCGAGCGATGCTCGGTGCCGCGACCGCCGCCGCCGGACCCGACTATCGGGTGCACCAGTGGCTGGCGCCCACACCGGCGGAGTTCCGAGCGGGCTACGCCGCGATCCTCGCCCGTCTCTCGACGGATGCGCCCAGTGGCGACATGGACTTCGCAGCCGAGGAGTGGGATGCCGATCGCGTCGTCCGCCGCGAGAGGCGTCTCACCAGCGCCGGACAGACGCTGTCCGTCGTCGTCGTCGAGCACGTGCCCAGCGGAGACCTCGTGGCGTACAACGAGCTGCTCGTCGGTGCGGATCCCCGTGGAGTGACCCACCAGCTGGGAACCCTCGTCTCGGGCGATCATCGCGGTCACCGCCTCGGCACCGTGGTGAAGTGCGCCAATCTGCTGAGCTGGCGCGAACTCGTGCCGACGTCGCCGACGGTCTCGACCTTCAACGCCGAGGAGAATCGTCCGATGCTGGGGATCAACGAGGCCATCGGCTTCGTTGCCGTCTCGTACGCGGGCGCCTGGCAGAAGCGGATCTGA
- the rpmF gene encoding 50S ribosomal protein L32 — protein MAGNPPKRKVSRSNTRSRRAQWKAAPVALVKTIENGQVVYSRPHQAKVVTDSQGTELFLEYKGRKVADV, from the coding sequence ATGGCTGGTAACCCCCCGAAGCGCAAGGTATCCCGTTCGAACACCCGCTCGCGCCGCGCGCAGTGGAAGGCGGCGCCCGTCGCACTCGTCAAGACCATCGAGAACGGCCAGGTCGTCTACAGCCGTCCTCACCAGGCCAAGGTCGTCACCGACTCGCAGGGCACCGAGCTGTTCCTCGAGTACAAGGGTCGCAAGGTCGCCGACGTCTGA
- the coaD gene encoding pantetheine-phosphate adenylyltransferase — MSSRIAVVPGSFDPPTLGHLDVIRRAAKLYDELHVLVVHNPGKEAMLPIAARMSLIEQSIADEGMDGNVIVGSWSMGLLVDYARDVGAGVLVKGIRSQIDVAYESPMAIVNRHLADIETVFLLPDPAHALVSSSLVRQVASLGGDVSPFVPPAVAAFLDTGARGI, encoded by the coding sequence ATGAGCAGCCGGATCGCCGTCGTCCCGGGTTCCTTCGACCCGCCGACCCTGGGCCACCTCGACGTGATCCGTCGTGCGGCCAAGCTGTACGACGAGCTGCACGTGCTCGTGGTGCACAATCCCGGCAAGGAGGCGATGCTGCCGATCGCGGCCCGCATGTCGCTGATCGAGCAGTCGATCGCCGACGAGGGCATGGACGGCAACGTCATCGTCGGATCGTGGAGCATGGGCCTCCTGGTCGACTATGCGCGGGACGTGGGTGCCGGGGTGCTGGTCAAGGGCATCCGTTCGCAGATCGACGTCGCCTACGAATCGCCGATGGCGATCGTCAACCGTCACCTCGCGGACATCGAGACCGTCTTCCTCCTGCCCGATCCCGCGCACGCGCTGGTCTCCAGCTCCCTGGTGCGTCAGGTCGCGAGCCTCGGGGGCGATGTCTCGCCCTTCGTCCCGCCGGCCGTCGCCGCCTTCCTCGACACCGGCGCCCGAGGGATCTGA
- a CDS encoding YceD family protein has protein sequence MNGPFVLPARDIVRKPGEMREHEFSVTLKDAWGEGIVSYEAGSELDLDVRLESVHEGILVSGTVDAEYSGVCGRCLIDIARPVEVEFQELFAYPGEEETDFEVQDDHVDLETLVRDAAVLSLPFQPVCQPDCPGLDPETGERLTASTGKEQVAPIDPRWSALQQITDQDGEAHSRAAEKEES, from the coding sequence ATGAATGGTCCTTTCGTCCTTCCTGCCCGCGACATCGTCCGCAAGCCGGGCGAGATGCGCGAGCACGAGTTCTCGGTGACCCTGAAAGACGCGTGGGGAGAAGGGATCGTCTCGTACGAGGCGGGCTCGGAGCTCGACCTGGACGTCCGTCTGGAGTCGGTCCACGAGGGCATCCTCGTGTCCGGAACCGTCGACGCCGAGTACTCCGGAGTGTGCGGTCGATGCCTCATCGACATCGCTCGGCCCGTCGAAGTCGAGTTCCAGGAGCTTTTCGCGTATCCTGGTGAGGAAGAAACTGACTTCGAGGTTCAAGACGACCACGTGGATCTTGAAACTCTAGTCAGGGATGCGGCCGTATTGTCGCTTCCATTTCAGCCGGTGTGTCAGCCGGATTGCCCCGGGCTCGACCCGGAGACGGGCGAGAGGCTGACCGCGAGCACCGGTAAGGAGCAGGTGGCTCCCATCGATCCTCGGTGGAGCGCGCTCCAGCAGATCACAGACCAAGACGGTGAGGCACACAGCCGAGCCGCCGAGAAAGAAGAGAGCTAG
- a CDS encoding ABC transporter ATP-binding protein — protein MNDSVLEARSLTKSYGSTRALAGVDLTIHRGESVAIMGASGSGKTTLLHVLAGIITPDTGTVSFQPSTGTPAELAGLSEAARSRLRRERFGFVFQQGLLIPELTAVENVALASMINGVKRADATAHAASWLAALGLAGMEDRRIGELSGGQAQRVAIARAQATGADLVFADEPTGALDSQTSQEVMNALLWSTTGQGRTLLVVTHDPDVAARCSRVVAVRDGRIISSAVSA, from the coding sequence ATGAACGACTCCGTCCTCGAAGCCCGCTCTCTCACCAAGTCCTACGGCAGCACGCGCGCACTCGCCGGAGTGGATCTGACGATCCACCGCGGCGAGTCCGTCGCGATCATGGGCGCGTCCGGCTCGGGCAAGACCACCCTGCTGCATGTGCTCGCCGGCATCATCACCCCCGACACCGGGACCGTGTCGTTCCAGCCCTCGACCGGGACGCCTGCCGAGCTCGCAGGGCTCAGCGAAGCCGCGCGGTCCCGACTGCGCAGGGAGCGGTTCGGATTCGTCTTCCAGCAGGGATTGCTCATCCCCGAGCTCACCGCTGTGGAGAACGTCGCGCTCGCCTCCATGATCAACGGCGTCAAGCGGGCGGATGCCACGGCGCACGCCGCATCCTGGCTCGCTGCCCTGGGCCTCGCCGGGATGGAGGACCGCCGCATCGGAGAGCTGTCGGGTGGACAGGCGCAGCGCGTCGCGATCGCCCGCGCCCAGGCGACCGGAGCGGACCTCGTCTTCGCGGACGAGCCGACCGGCGCACTGGACTCGCAGACGTCGCAGGAGGTCATGAACGCCTTGCTCTGGTCGACCACCGGCCAGGGACGCACTCTCCTCGTCGTCACCCACGACCCCGACGTCGCGGCTCGCTGCTCACGGGTCGTCGCTGTGCGCGACGGCCGGATCATCTCCTCGGCGGTGTCGGCATGA
- the mutM gene encoding bifunctional DNA-formamidopyrimidine glycosylase/DNA-(apurinic or apyrimidinic site) lyase, which yields MPELPEVEVVRAGLAPAAIGSLITAVTVWDERALTRHASGAADFVARLEGRTFAGAERRGKFLWLPLASGEDALIAHLGMSGQMLLRTPDAPAERHERIRIDVEHAHHGELAIVFADQRTFGSLAVDDLVADGPSRIPTQVVHIARDPIDPFFDDRAFVLAVRRRNSAIKRILLDQQVISGVGNIYADESLWAARIHPETAGRTLSAQAVARLLAEIRTVLAKALAEGGTSFDAQYVNVNGQAGYFAHSLNAYGRGGQPCPRCGGLIRREAFMNRSSHYCPRCQRRR from the coding sequence GTGCCTGAGCTCCCCGAGGTCGAGGTCGTCAGAGCCGGGCTCGCGCCGGCGGCCATCGGCTCCCTGATCACCGCGGTGACGGTGTGGGACGAGCGGGCACTGACGCGACACGCCTCCGGTGCCGCCGACTTCGTCGCGCGTCTCGAGGGACGGACGTTCGCGGGCGCGGAACGCCGAGGCAAGTTCCTGTGGCTGCCGCTCGCCTCGGGCGAGGACGCTCTGATCGCCCACCTCGGAATGAGTGGCCAGATGCTGCTCCGCACGCCGGATGCCCCCGCCGAGCGCCACGAGCGGATCCGCATCGACGTCGAGCACGCGCATCACGGCGAGCTGGCGATCGTCTTCGCGGACCAGCGCACGTTCGGCTCGCTCGCGGTCGACGATCTCGTGGCGGACGGCCCTTCGCGCATCCCGACCCAGGTCGTGCACATCGCCCGGGACCCGATCGACCCCTTCTTCGACGACCGGGCGTTCGTGCTGGCCGTGCGCAGGCGCAACAGCGCCATCAAGAGGATCCTGCTCGACCAGCAGGTGATCAGCGGGGTCGGCAACATCTACGCCGATGAATCGCTGTGGGCCGCCCGCATCCACCCCGAGACGGCCGGACGGACGCTGTCGGCGCAGGCGGTGGCGCGGCTGCTCGCCGAGATACGCACTGTCCTCGCGAAGGCTCTCGCCGAGGGCGGCACGAGCTTCGACGCCCAGTACGTCAACGTGAACGGCCAGGCGGGGTACTTCGCGCACTCGCTCAACGCCTATGGCCGAGGCGGCCAGCCGTGCCCACGCTGCGGCGGACTGATCCGCCGTGAGGCGTTCATGAACCGCTCGAGCCACTACTGCCCCCGGTGCCAGCGCCGCCGCTGA
- the rnc gene encoding ribonuclease III, translated as MTEVPGGTRPLPEKLRVDIDAELLELALTHRSYAYEHGGIPHNERLEFLGDSVLGQAVTVMLFTTHPGLDEGELAKRRASVVSTVALAEVARAIDLGSHLLLGRGEEQTGGRDKDSILADTMEAVIGATYLSAGPEAATELVLRLTAPLLADPERYGAAMDPKTSLQELAARAGSTPPVYSVEASGPDHDRRFTATVVVGDVAMTGKGSSKKTAEMAAALSAWRLLNERA; from the coding sequence GTGACTGAGGTCCCTGGGGGGACGAGACCTCTCCCAGAGAAGCTCCGCGTCGATATCGACGCGGAGCTTCTGGAGTTGGCGCTCACCCATCGCTCCTACGCGTACGAACACGGCGGGATCCCGCATAACGAGCGCCTGGAGTTCCTCGGCGACTCTGTGCTCGGCCAGGCCGTCACCGTGATGCTGTTCACGACGCATCCCGGTCTCGACGAGGGCGAACTCGCCAAGCGGCGAGCGAGCGTCGTGTCGACCGTCGCTCTCGCCGAGGTCGCTCGTGCCATCGACCTGGGCAGCCATCTGCTGCTCGGCCGAGGTGAGGAGCAGACCGGCGGTCGCGACAAGGACTCGATCCTCGCCGACACGATGGAAGCCGTGATCGGCGCGACGTATCTGTCCGCAGGTCCCGAGGCCGCCACCGAACTCGTGCTGCGGCTCACCGCGCCCCTGCTCGCCGACCCTGAACGCTACGGCGCAGCGATGGATCCGAAGACGAGTCTGCAGGAGCTGGCGGCTCGCGCCGGATCCACGCCGCCGGTGTACTCGGTCGAGGCCAGCGGCCCCGATCACGATCGCCGCTTCACCGCGACGGTCGTCGTCGGCGATGTGGCGATGACGGGCAAGGGCAGCAGCAAGAAGACGGCCGAGATGGCCGCCGCGCTCAGCGCCTGGCGCCTGCTCAACGAGCGTGCCTGA
- a CDS encoding GNAT family N-acetyltransferase, with product MSIALTSGASLHPLVLPARADAADAGEFRELSRVRNAVYRELTGRSEQDLTPEALLPLLRSRPERTTVVWAVRVDGDIVGRAVVDIPHEEGSRVAIASVEILPRVWGRGIGRAVAPHIEAVVRQHGRTVIQNWTEQQASDGRRLQARTGFGSVPDDHVARFLARQGFSLEQVYRVSRLDMAPSAVERAEALLREAEGFSTDYRVLQWMVPTPAEHLDGYAWLKSRMSTDAPSADLETDEETWDADRLIAAEKRIAEMGQTVQVTAAEHIATGELTAFTELGIGPDFHGTTHQHDTLVLKEHRGHRLGQLVKSAALLSWRDVAPDSPDLITYNAEENRPMLSINEAMGFVPIAYEGAWKKELT from the coding sequence ATGAGCATCGCACTCACCTCAGGTGCCTCACTGCATCCGCTCGTGCTGCCTGCGCGAGCGGATGCAGCGGACGCGGGAGAGTTCCGTGAGCTCTCCCGCGTCCGCAACGCCGTGTACCGGGAACTCACCGGCCGCAGCGAGCAGGACCTCACGCCCGAGGCGCTGCTGCCTCTGCTGCGTTCGCGCCCGGAGAGGACCACCGTCGTCTGGGCGGTGCGTGTCGACGGCGATATCGTCGGCCGCGCCGTCGTCGACATCCCGCACGAGGAGGGATCGAGGGTGGCCATCGCCTCCGTCGAGATCCTCCCGCGCGTCTGGGGACGCGGCATCGGCCGCGCCGTCGCCCCGCACATCGAGGCCGTCGTCCGACAGCACGGCCGCACCGTCATCCAGAACTGGACGGAGCAGCAGGCGAGCGACGGTCGGCGGCTCCAGGCGCGCACCGGGTTCGGGAGCGTTCCGGACGACCACGTCGCCCGGTTCCTGGCCCGACAGGGGTTCAGCCTGGAGCAGGTCTATCGCGTGAGCCGGCTGGACATGGCTCCGAGCGCCGTCGAGCGCGCCGAGGCACTGCTGAGAGAGGCCGAGGGGTTCTCGACCGACTACCGCGTCCTGCAGTGGATGGTGCCGACACCGGCGGAGCACCTCGACGGCTACGCATGGCTCAAATCGCGTATGTCGACCGATGCGCCGTCGGCTGACCTGGAGACCGACGAGGAGACCTGGGATGCCGACCGGCTCATCGCCGCCGAGAAGCGCATCGCCGAGATGGGGCAGACCGTGCAGGTGACGGCCGCCGAGCACATCGCGACGGGCGAGCTCACCGCGTTCACCGAGCTCGGCATCGGGCCGGACTTCCATGGCACCACTCATCAGCACGACACGCTCGTGTTGAAGGAGCATCGAGGGCACCGTCTCGGCCAGCTCGTGAAGAGCGCAGCCCTCCTCTCCTGGAGGGATGTCGCACCGGACTCCCCCGACCTGATCACATACAACGCCGAGGAGAACCGGCCGATGCTCTCCATCAACGAGGCCATGGGCTTCGTCCCCATCGCGTACGAAGGCGCCTGGAAGAAGGAACTGACATGA
- the smc gene encoding chromosome segregation protein SMC — MHLKSLTLKGFKSFAQPTSFVFEPGVTCIVGPNGSGKSNVVDALAWVMGEQGAKTLRGGKMEDVIFAGTSTRGPLGRAEVQLTIDNSDGALPIEFAEVTISRTLFRNGSSEYAINGENCRLLDLQELLSDSGLGREMHVIVGQGRLDTVLQASPEDRRGFIEEAAGILKHRRRKEKTLRKLDAMETNLTRLSDLAGEIRRQLKPLGRQAEIAREAQTIAAVVRDAKARIFADDVVALRTALADHTRTEHERHTERLVLSDQAEAVRGSIARLEQDQNSVAVDQARGVAFGLEQVQERMRGLYTLANQRLALLGSEEDDAAVTAVTVTQSTIDEAKDEITEISAGLGDAQDAATVASREVVHARAELDTLDVDIAEQSALVSEYDMRLSALRGTAEAASSALAAVRGAVLRAENALEAANSRRREAADALEAIDDAEAPEGTAAEYSAAYESAQRVATAAEAERETLRERLHAAEREVDSLTAKSAALGSALAISGGAAEIVKAGGAGIRGLVGDSVQVRAGFEAAIAAVLGSLAEGVLVERSTDAFALARDAAENRRGVVDFVVADAARPSVQLPALEGVTPAVDTVTAPDGVLGVLSHVLIADDLDAARSARAALDGAGDTTTTIVTTGGDVVTAQTLRTGSGGERSRLELAAERDAAVERLAEVQVIVDSLREAREDANEAVETSRRHAKETLRALREHDAALASHAEQVNRITVTHESAVAECERLEAGLAQAQSAVQDAEAKAEAARAELDAAVAAPRPVLDASARDGLLEALELARENEVRSRLEIETLRERVRSAQARVASLERQREQERDAAAEAARRAVIRRAQRKAASGVAEELPRILDSIDRSVTEARVALAEAEAARSAQNEELTALRAQETSLRERLAGLTESVHGLELQIHEKKLHLNSLLERVSSELALDEDILIAEYGPDQLVPRDPLSEPADGELVDDTAIPFDRRIQQRRLADAERKLAQLGRVNPLALEEFAALEQRHAFLTEQLADLTQTRQDLLTIIADLDERMQTIFASAFEDTRTAFGEVFPLLFPGGSGSISLTDPENMLTTGIEVSVRPVGKKIERLSLLSGGERSLAAVALLVAIFKARPSPFYILDEVEAALDDANLGRLLTVFEQLRESSQLLIITHQKRTMEIADALYGVSMRQDGVSAVVGQRVGDRAAERAVAAG; from the coding sequence ATGCATCTGAAGAGCCTGACCCTCAAGGGGTTCAAGTCCTTCGCGCAGCCGACGAGTTTCGTCTTCGAACCGGGGGTCACCTGCATCGTCGGTCCGAACGGGTCGGGCAAGTCCAACGTCGTCGACGCTCTCGCCTGGGTGATGGGCGAGCAGGGCGCGAAGACGCTGCGCGGCGGCAAGATGGAGGACGTCATCTTCGCCGGCACCTCCACGCGAGGTCCCCTCGGACGCGCCGAGGTGCAGCTCACGATCGACAACAGCGACGGAGCGCTGCCGATCGAGTTCGCCGAGGTGACGATCAGCCGGACGCTGTTCCGCAACGGCTCGAGCGAGTACGCGATCAACGGCGAGAACTGCCGTCTGCTCGACCTGCAGGAACTGCTCAGCGACTCGGGACTCGGCCGCGAGATGCACGTCATCGTCGGACAGGGTCGCCTGGACACGGTGCTGCAGGCGTCGCCGGAGGACCGTCGAGGCTTCATCGAAGAGGCGGCCGGCATCCTCAAGCACCGCCGTCGCAAGGAGAAGACCCTCCGCAAGCTCGACGCGATGGAGACCAACCTCACTCGGCTCAGCGATCTGGCCGGTGAGATCCGACGCCAGCTCAAGCCGTTGGGGCGGCAGGCCGAGATCGCCCGCGAGGCGCAGACGATCGCCGCCGTGGTCCGCGACGCCAAGGCCAGGATCTTCGCCGACGACGTCGTCGCACTGCGCACCGCCCTCGCCGACCACACCAGGACCGAGCACGAGCGCCACACCGAGCGCCTCGTGCTGTCGGATCAGGCCGAGGCGGTACGAGGGAGCATCGCTCGCCTCGAGCAGGACCAGAACTCGGTCGCGGTCGATCAGGCGCGCGGAGTCGCCTTCGGTCTCGAGCAGGTGCAGGAGAGAATGCGAGGCCTGTACACGCTAGCCAACCAGCGTCTCGCGCTGCTCGGCTCGGAGGAGGACGACGCCGCGGTGACCGCCGTGACCGTGACGCAGAGCACGATCGACGAGGCGAAAGACGAGATCACCGAGATCTCCGCAGGCCTCGGCGATGCTCAGGATGCGGCCACGGTCGCGAGCCGCGAGGTCGTGCACGCGAGAGCCGAGCTCGACACCCTCGACGTCGACATCGCCGAGCAGAGCGCGCTGGTCTCGGAGTACGACATGCGCCTCAGTGCGCTGCGAGGCACGGCCGAGGCCGCGTCCTCCGCCCTCGCCGCGGTCCGCGGCGCGGTTCTGCGAGCCGAGAACGCCCTGGAGGCGGCGAACAGCCGACGCCGTGAGGCCGCCGACGCCCTCGAGGCCATCGATGACGCGGAGGCACCCGAAGGAACGGCGGCGGAGTACTCCGCCGCGTACGAGAGCGCACAGCGCGTGGCGACAGCGGCGGAGGCCGAGCGTGAGACGCTGCGCGAGCGTCTTCATGCCGCCGAGCGTGAGGTCGATTCGCTCACCGCGAAGTCGGCGGCCCTCGGCAGCGCCCTCGCGATCTCGGGCGGCGCGGCAGAGATCGTGAAGGCGGGGGGTGCAGGCATCCGCGGTCTCGTCGGCGACTCGGTGCAGGTCAGGGCAGGCTTCGAGGCCGCGATCGCCGCCGTCCTGGGGTCTCTCGCCGAAGGCGTCCTCGTCGAGCGCTCGACTGACGCCTTCGCTCTCGCCCGTGACGCCGCGGAGAATCGCAGGGGAGTGGTCGACTTCGTCGTCGCCGATGCGGCGCGGCCGTCCGTGCAGCTTCCGGCGCTCGAGGGCGTGACACCGGCCGTCGACACCGTCACCGCGCCGGATGGAGTCCTCGGCGTCCTCTCGCACGTGCTGATCGCGGACGATCTCGATGCGGCGCGCTCAGCGCGAGCTGCCCTCGACGGGGCCGGTGACACGACGACGACGATCGTCACCACCGGCGGTGACGTGGTCACCGCCCAGACGCTGCGCACCGGTTCCGGCGGCGAACGATCCCGTCTGGAGCTCGCGGCCGAGCGGGATGCGGCGGTCGAGCGACTGGCCGAGGTGCAGGTCATCGTCGATTCGCTCCGTGAAGCCCGGGAAGACGCGAACGAGGCGGTGGAGACATCCAGACGCCACGCCAAGGAGACGCTCCGTGCGCTGCGAGAGCATGATGCGGCACTCGCGAGTCACGCCGAGCAGGTGAACCGCATCACGGTGACGCACGAGTCCGCCGTCGCCGAGTGCGAGCGGCTCGAGGCAGGGCTCGCACAGGCGCAGAGCGCGGTCCAGGATGCCGAGGCCAAGGCGGAGGCGGCGAGGGCCGAGCTGGATGCCGCTGTGGCGGCGCCCCGGCCCGTGCTCGATGCCTCAGCGCGTGACGGTCTGCTCGAAGCGCTCGAACTCGCGAGAGAGAACGAGGTGAGGTCGCGCCTCGAGATCGAGACGCTGCGCGAGCGCGTCCGCTCCGCCCAGGCGCGAGTGGCGAGTCTCGAGCGACAGCGGGAGCAGGAGCGGGATGCTGCGGCCGAGGCGGCACGACGCGCGGTGATCCGACGTGCGCAGCGGAAGGCGGCATCCGGTGTCGCCGAGGAGCTGCCGCGCATCCTGGACTCGATCGATCGCTCGGTGACCGAAGCCCGCGTCGCTCTCGCCGAGGCCGAGGCCGCCCGGTCCGCGCAGAACGAGGAGCTGACGGCGCTGCGTGCGCAGGAGACGTCGCTTCGCGAGCGGCTTGCCGGCCTGACCGAGAGCGTGCACGGACTCGAGCTGCAGATTCACGAGAAGAAGCTCCACCTCAACAGCCTGCTGGAGCGAGTCTCATCGGAGCTCGCACTCGACGAAGATATTCTCATTGCGGAATATGGCCCTGACCAGCTCGTTCCGCGCGATCCGCTGTCTGAGCCCGCCGATGGAGAGCTCGTCGACGACACCGCGATCCCCTTCGACAGACGCATCCAGCAGCGCCGGCTCGCGGATGCCGAGCGCAAGCTCGCTCAGCTGGGACGGGTCAACCCGCTCGCGCTGGAGGAGTTCGCCGCTCTCGAGCAGCGTCATGCCTTCCTGACCGAGCAGCTCGCCGACCTCACGCAGACGCGGCAGGACCTGCTGACGATCATCGCCGACCTCGACGAGCGGATGCAGACGATCTTCGCGAGCGCCTTCGAGGACACCAGGACGGCGTTCGGCGAGGTCTTCCCGCTGCTGTTCCCCGGAGGCTCAGGCAGCATCTCGCTGACGGACCCCGAGAACATGCTCACGACGGGTATCGAGGTGTCGGTGCGTCCCGTCGGCAAGAAGATCGAGAGGCTGTCGCTGCTGTCCGGAGGGGAGCGTTCACTCGCCGCAGTCGCTCTGCTCGTCGCGATCTTCAAGGCGCGGCCGAGTCCGTTCTACATCCTCGACGAGGTGGAGGCGGCGCTGGACGACGCGAACCTCGGGCGGCTGCTGACGGTGTTCGAGCAGCTGCGCGAGAGCTCGCAGCTGCTGATCATCACGCACCAGAAGCGCACGATGGAGATCGCGGACGCGCTCTACGGTGTCTCGATGCGGCAGGACGGGGTGTCCGCCGTCGTCGGTCAGCGCGTAGGCGATCGCGCCGCAGAGCGCGCGGTGGCCGCAGGCTGA
- a CDS encoding FtsX-like permease family protein, with product MNARVLTLLLRPAPGQNAVLALPIIAFGVVTALVLTVVGGAQSFWSWTDDYAPVYQALAAIALVLLVVPLMNLGGAAARLSARRRDERLSTLRLLGVTPMGVSVATVIESVLVAAVGALAGVLVYLAASPLIGLIPFRGTALGVEAVVLSPLAILGVVAGVLLVAAGSAVLGLRRVIVSPLGVRMRTTAAPVHWFRAIIAVSVLAMVFVLVKIFPSIAGLAMTIVTLAVLFAVALAVLNVIGPWVLKVAASRQLRRAEVPDRLLAARMVLDSPKAAWRQVSGIAMASFMAVFAGTGVSLMNVMNSGDVSSADAALAVDMRTGLVITLIASFLMVAASVGVNQAASVLDQRDLHVSLHQLGVPLDTVDTARRRAIMSPLLVTAIGSALTAGVLVFPLLGIALITAPESLLTIGVVVATGIAVVWASTRATRPLLARSFHAA from the coding sequence ATGAACGCGCGCGTCCTGACACTGCTCCTGCGCCCCGCGCCCGGGCAGAACGCCGTTCTGGCGCTTCCGATCATCGCCTTCGGCGTGGTCACGGCGCTCGTGCTGACCGTGGTCGGCGGCGCGCAGTCGTTCTGGTCGTGGACCGACGACTACGCTCCGGTGTACCAGGCCCTCGCCGCGATCGCGCTGGTGCTGCTCGTCGTCCCGCTGATGAACCTCGGCGGTGCGGCCGCCCGCCTCTCGGCGCGGCGGCGGGATGAGCGTCTGTCGACACTCCGCCTGCTCGGGGTCACACCGATGGGCGTGAGTGTCGCCACGGTGATCGAGTCCGTGCTCGTCGCCGCCGTGGGCGCCCTCGCCGGAGTGCTCGTCTACCTCGCGGCATCCCCTCTCATCGGATTGATCCCGTTCCGCGGTACCGCTCTCGGCGTCGAGGCCGTCGTCCTCTCCCCGTTGGCGATCCTCGGAGTGGTCGCCGGCGTGCTGCTCGTCGCGGCCGGAAGCGCTGTGCTCGGACTCCGCCGCGTGATCGTGTCGCCGCTGGGCGTCCGGATGCGCACGACAGCCGCACCCGTGCACTGGTTCCGCGCCATCATCGCTGTCTCGGTGCTGGCCATGGTCTTCGTGCTGGTGAAGATCTTCCCGTCCATCGCGGGGCTTGCGATGACCATCGTGACCCTCGCTGTGCTGTTCGCCGTCGCCCTCGCCGTGCTCAACGTGATCGGGCCCTGGGTGCTGAAAGTCGCGGCGTCCCGTCAGCTCCGCCGTGCCGAGGTCCCCGATCGGCTCCTCGCCGCCCGGATGGTGCTCGATTCGCCGAAGGCCGCGTGGCGGCAGGTCAGCGGCATCGCGATGGCGAGTTTCATGGCCGTGTTCGCAGGCACGGGCGTCTCGCTGATGAACGTGATGAACAGCGGCGACGTCTCCTCCGCGGATGCGGCGCTGGCCGTCGACATGCGCACGGGCCTCGTCATCACGCTGATCGCCTCGTTCCTGATGGTCGCGGCGTCGGTGGGTGTGAACCAGGCGGCATCCGTGCTCGACCAGCGTGACCTGCACGTGAGCCTGCACCAGCTCGGCGTCCCCCTCGACACGGTCGACACGGCGCGACGCCGGGCGATCATGTCGCCACTGCTCGTGACAGCGATCGGATCAGCGCTCACGGCGGGTGTGCTCGTGTTCCCGCTGCTCGGGATCGCACTGATCACCGCGCCGGAGTCCCTTCTCACGATCGGCGTCGTCGTCGCGACCGGGATCGCCGTGGTGTGGGCGAGCACCCGAGCCACCCGGCCGCTGCTCGCCCGCTCGTTCCACGCCGCGTGA